A stretch of Malus sylvestris chromosome 11, drMalSylv7.2, whole genome shotgun sequence DNA encodes these proteins:
- the LOC126588452 gene encoding uncharacterized protein LOC126588452 isoform X1, with amino-acid sequence MYSSRRVYKQLQEQQQRLLAQQAELANLEEGGGGDEAFFMEEDEDDHHRRQKASHSRRVMEAVGQIAKPRRVANLDRKREKREDAFHVLGLIPEQKITASLRMLAYGASADQVDEIARMGKTTVLESLMRFCYAIEALYTKEYLRTPTSRDMRRLLRKGEMRGFPGMIGSIDCMHWTWKNCPSAWQGAYGDRKGAKSIILEAVASFDTWIWHAFFGVPGAQNDLNVLAQSPVFDELLQGNSPRCTYWVNGTQYEGSYYLADGIYPRWSTFVKTMPHPQTEKEKHFAKCQEGCRKDVERCFGILQARWAIVRAAARMFDVEALRSIMMTCIILHNMIVEDEYDYDAVDEYEPDPMNNSRTRIYCAHDGTEDPVQHEPLERDGRYNELIVQRYTNVQEPYWHVTRQNDLIEHQWGLHGGEDN; translated from the exons ATGTATTCTTCAAGAAGGGTGTATAAGCAGTTGCAAGAGCAACAACAaaggttgttggcacaacaggcagaattggccaatctcgaggaaggtggaggtggagatgaggctttcttcatggaggaggatgaggatgatcaccatagaaggcagaaggcctcacattcccgccgtgtcatggaagccgtgggtcagatagccaaaccaagacgtgttgcaaacctcgatagaaaaagggaaaaacgag aggatgcttttcatgttctaggtcttattcccgagcaaaaaattacggcatccttgcgaatgcttgcatatggagcatctgcagatcaagtggatgagatcgcgaggatgggaaaaacaactgttctggagtccctgatgcggttttgctatgcaattgaagccctctacaccaaagagtacctccggacacccacgtcaagggacatgcgaaggcttctgaggaagggtgagatgcgaggcttccctggcatgattggaagcatcgactgcatgcactggacttggaaaaactgtccaagtgcgtggCAAGGAGCATATGGCGACAGAAAAGGAGCCAAAAgcatcattttggaagcggtggcttcatttgatacatggatttggcatgctttttttggcgttccaggagctcaaaatgacctaaatgtccttgcccaatccccagtgttcgacgaactgctgcaaggaaactcgccgagatgcacatattgggttaatggtacccaatacgagggatcatactaccttgcagatggcatttacccaaggtggtcaacatttgtcaaaacaatgccacatccacagactgaaaaggaaaaacactttgcaaaatgtcaagaagggtgtaggaaggatgtcgagcgttgttttggtatcctgcaagctcgttgggcgattgtcagggctgcagctagaatgtttgatgtcgaggctcttcgatccatcatgatgacgtgtattattctccataacatgattgttgaagatgagtatgattatgatgccgtcgatgaatatgagccagatccgatgaacaactcaagaacacgtatttattgtgctcatgatgGGACCGAAGATCCAGTGCAACACGAGCCGTTGGAACgtgatggacgttacaatgaattgatcgttcAGCGGTACACTAATgtgcaagagccatactggcacgtaacccgccagaatgacttgattgagcaccagtgggGATTGCATGGAGGCGAAGATAATTAG
- the LOC126588452 gene encoding uncharacterized protein LOC126588452 isoform X2: MYSSRRVYKQLQEQQQRLLAQQAELANLEEGGGGDEAFFMEEDEDDHHRRQKASHSRRVMEAVGQIAKPRRVANLDRKREKRGLIPEQKITASLRMLAYGASADQVDEIARMGKTTVLESLMRFCYAIEALYTKEYLRTPTSRDMRRLLRKGEMRGFPGMIGSIDCMHWTWKNCPSAWQGAYGDRKGAKSIILEAVASFDTWIWHAFFGVPGAQNDLNVLAQSPVFDELLQGNSPRCTYWVNGTQYEGSYYLADGIYPRWSTFVKTMPHPQTEKEKHFAKCQEGCRKDVERCFGILQARWAIVRAAARMFDVEALRSIMMTCIILHNMIVEDEYDYDAVDEYEPDPMNNSRTRIYCAHDGTEDPVQHEPLERDGRYNELIVQRYTNVQEPYWHVTRQNDLIEHQWGLHGGEDN, from the exons ATGTATTCTTCAAGAAGGGTGTATAAGCAGTTGCAAGAGCAACAACAaaggttgttggcacaacaggcagaattggccaatctcgaggaaggtggaggtggagatgaggctttcttcatggaggaggatgaggatgatcaccatagaaggcagaaggcctcacattcccgccgtgtcatggaagccgtgggtcagatagccaaaccaagacgtgttgcaaacctcgatagaaaaagggaaaaacgag gtcttattcccgagcaaaaaattacggcatccttgcgaatgcttgcatatggagcatctgcagatcaagtggatgagatcgcgaggatgggaaaaacaactgttctggagtccctgatgcggttttgctatgcaattgaagccctctacaccaaagagtacctccggacacccacgtcaagggacatgcgaaggcttctgaggaagggtgagatgcgaggcttccctggcatgattggaagcatcgactgcatgcactggacttggaaaaactgtccaagtgcgtggCAAGGAGCATATGGCGACAGAAAAGGAGCCAAAAgcatcattttggaagcggtggcttcatttgatacatggatttggcatgctttttttggcgttccaggagctcaaaatgacctaaatgtccttgcccaatccccagtgttcgacgaactgctgcaaggaaactcgccgagatgcacatattgggttaatggtacccaatacgagggatcatactaccttgcagatggcatttacccaaggtggtcaacatttgtcaaaacaatgccacatccacagactgaaaaggaaaaacactttgcaaaatgtcaagaagggtgtaggaaggatgtcgagcgttgttttggtatcctgcaagctcgttgggcgattgtcagggctgcagctagaatgtttgatgtcgaggctcttcgatccatcatgatgacgtgtattattctccataacatgattgttgaagatgagtatgattatgatgccgtcgatgaatatgagccagatccgatgaacaactcaagaacacgtatttattgtgctcatgatgGGACCGAAGATCCAGTGCAACACGAGCCGTTGGAACgtgatggacgttacaatgaattgatcgttcAGCGGTACACTAATgtgcaagagccatactggcacgtaacccgccagaatgacttgattgagcaccagtgggGATTGCATGGAGGCGAAGATAATTAG
- the LOC126588986 gene encoding uncharacterized protein LOC126588986 → MDVILDKELLLAALCFWCSATNTLVLLLGPIGPTILDVTAILGTSAIWIPIDAALSGHPSNIDLKTLFDRRAFETLNHDGSQPSRKADAVAAVTTEKKSVVAKKDKTAGRVVLIKRPRPEAEPAVESPPPAKRVKKLAKKGAQEIHVISNHTTGTTTPSASPSPAAGHSLVEKPPASVVEIVQAWPVSGAGTPIVPPSVDEAPVPQKAVSATEGTSPKNPKPSVFVLEESEGSDEVPLAHRPHTHRQPPPVSEMAVQAGPSTANRGKRPVEEPTAVSEPLAPSQDQSVPSSEAAVPVGPSTADRGKRPVEEPEATAESPVHPQDQGFHIPSQEATSAFASWEVEFKALLSSITAESGPSAAPTEAADPTALTQLREVLSLSAPQVLERNGLDLLGTALKAEQDLQAATAVQDTLRPKIDALRAKGEVLAELDRQMAELAKRRSAIASEFARDFELGEKDRLTEYAATTKRVEWLKLDKKNRQAEVIMAEVRWLELKALLGTLLPSSP, encoded by the exons ATGGATGTCATTCTCGATAAGGAGCTTCTCCTAGCCGCCTTGTGcttctggtgctcggccaccaacacccTGGTTCTTCTTCTTGGTCCCATCGGTCCCACCATCCTTGATGTCACCGCCATTCTGGGGACTTCGGCAATCTGGATCCCTATCGACGCGGCCCTCTCTGGGCACCCGTCGAATATTGATCTGAAGACGCTTTTCGATCGACGAGCCTTCGAGACCTTGAACCATGACG GTAGTCAGCCTTCAAGAAAAGCGGATGCAGTTGCCGCTGTTACGACCGAGAAAAAATCGGTCGTGGCCAAGAAAGACAAAACTGCTGGTCGGGTCGTGCTGATCAAACGGCCTCGCCCAGAGGCTGAGCCGGCTGTCGAGTCTCCcccgcctgccaagcgggtAAAAAAACTGGCGAAGAAAGGTGCACAAGAGATCCACGTCATCTCCAATCATACTACGGGGACGACGACTCCCAGTGCTTCCCCTTCTCCCGCCGCCGGCCATTCCTTGGTCGAGAAACCGCCAGCTTCGGTCGTAGAGATAGTTCAAGCGTGGCCTGTCTCTGGGGCCGGCACACCAATCGTGCCTCCCTCCGTCGATGAGGCACCTGTCCCACAGAAGGCGGTTTCTGCGACCGAGGGCACCTCCCCCAAAAATCCAAAGCCATCGGTCTTCGTtctggaagagagtgaggggagcgacgaggtcccgCTGGCACATCGTCCTCATACTCACCGACAACCTCCTCCAGTGTCCGAGATGGCGGTTCAAGCCGGCCCCTCCACGGCCAATCGTGGCAAGCGTCCGGTCGAGGAACCAACGGCGGTGTCCGAACCCCTTGCTCCTTCTCAGGACCaaagtgttccttcctcagaaGCAGCTGTCCCGGTCGGCCCCTCCAcagccgaccgtggcaaacgaccAGTCGAGGAACCCGAGGCAACGGCGGAATCGCCCGTTCATCCTCAAGACCAGGGCTTCCACATTCCTTCGCAGGAGGCTacttcggccttc GCTTCGTGGGaggtcgaattcaaagcccTCCTCTCCAGCATAACTGCCGAGTCCGGCCCTTCGGCTGCTCCGACTGAGGCTGCCGATCCAACCGCTCTAACCCAGCTGCGAGAAGTTCTGTCACTTTCAGCGCCGCAAGTACTCGAGCGCAACGGTCTTGATCTGCTTGGC ACCGCTCTAAAGGCCGAACAGGACCTGCAAGCTgccacggccgttcaagacactCTCCGTCCGAAAATCGACGCTCTAAGGGCAAAAGGAGAAGTAttagccgagctcgaccgtcaaATGGCCGAACTAGCAAAACGTCGGTCGGCCATCGCGTCCGAGTTTGCTAGAGACTTCGAGTTGGGCGAAAAGGATCGCCTAACTGAGTACGCGGCGACAACAAAGCGGGTCGAGTGGTTGAAGCTGGACAAGAAGAATCGGCAAGCTGAAGTTATCATGGCCGAGGTGCGGTGGTTGGAATTGAAGGCCCTTCTCGGCACCCTATTACCTTCTTCCCCTTGA